CTGCTGTGGCGCCTCGAGACGATGGCGATGATGTCCGACGTCGATCTCCCGGCCGCCCACGTCCGCAACCAGGTGGCCGCCGCGATCGACGTGGTGGTGCACCTCGCCCGACTCCGCGGAGGCCGGCGAGTGGTCTGGGAGATCGCCGCCGTCGAGGGCACCCGGCGCGCCGAGCCGATCGTGACCCCGGTCTTCCGGTACCGCCCGCGCGAGGGGGCCGACGGGCACTTCGAGGCGACCGGCACAGTGCCGTCGATCACGACGACCCTGGCGGACCGCGGCGAGGACGTCGCCGATTGGATGTTCGCGCCCGAGGAGGACCGATGAGCGCGCTGGCCATCACGCTCCTGGGGCTCGCTGCCTGGCTCGCCGAGCGCGGGTCGCGGTCGGTCCGTCGCGGCCACCTCGGCCTCGGGGACCTTCGGCCACCCGCTCGAAGGAGCGGAGTGGCCGCGCCGCCGGGCTGGGCGATCTGGGCCTCGATCGGCGCAGCGATCGGCTTCATCGCATCGGGCTTGGCGTCGACGATCGGGGGCGCTGCCGCGGGTCTGGTCCTCTGGCGGCTCCGCCAGCGTCGCCGCGCCCGAGCCGCCGCCGCCGAGCTCGACGAACAGCTGGTCGATGCGGTCGCGTCGATCACCGCCGCGATCCGGGCGGGCCGTTCCGTCCCGCAGGCGCTCTCGTTCGCCGCGTCCGAGGCGCGTCCCCCGCTTCGCGACTCGCTGCGCGCGCTCGATCGATCCATCGAGCTCGGCGTGCCCCTCGATGAGGCGGTCGCGGCGTGGACCCGCAAGGTCGATACCGACGATGCTCGCCTTCTCGCAGGAGTGCTGACCTTGCATCGCCGTAGCGGCGGCGATCTCCCCACCGTCCTCGACGAGGTAACGGCAACGCTCCGAGAGCGACGTGCCGCCGTGGGGGAGGTGAGGGCGCTCACTGCCCAGGCTCGTCTCTCCGGCATGATCCTCGGCGTGCTGCCATTCGGGTTCTTCGCGTTCCTCTGGCTCACGTCGCGCACGGAGATCGAAGGAGCGTTCCGTTCAGCCACCGGCCTCGCCGCGATCTCGCTCGGCTTTGTGCTCGAGGGCCTGGCCTTCCTGTGGATCCGGCACCTGCTGGAGGTACGGTGACCTCCGCGCTCGCCTCGGGTCTGCTCGTGACGGCGGTCGCGTGTTCGGTCGCCGGGGTGAATCGCGCGATCCGCGACCGCCCAGCGCTCA
This genomic stretch from Actinomycetota bacterium harbors:
- a CDS encoding type II secretion system F family protein — its product is MSALAITLLGLAAWLAERGSRSVRRGHLGLGDLRPPARRSGVAAPPGWAIWASIGAAIGFIASGLASTIGGAAAGLVLWRLRQRRRARAAAAELDEQLVDAVASITAAIRAGRSVPQALSFAASEARPPLRDSLRALDRSIELGVPLDEAVAAWTRKVDTDDARLLAGVLTLHRRSGGDLPTVLDEVTATLRERRAAVGEVRALTAQARLSGMILGVLPFGFFAFLWLTSRTEIEGAFRSATGLAAISLGFVLEGLAFLWIRHLLEVR